The DNA window CCGGATCCGCTCGTTGAGCAGAGGCGCGGCTGGCGGCAGAGCGGCGTCGCGCAGGGCCTCCACCAGCCCGGACCGGGCTGGGACGAACAATGTACCGGGCTTCGTGCAGAATTGTCCGGCCCCGAGCGTGAAGGAGTTGACGAAGCCCTCGGCTATCTCCGCGCAGCGTTCAGCGGCCGCGGCCTCGGTGACGAAGGCCGGGTTGTTGCTGCCCAGTTCACCGAAGAAGGGGATCGGTTCGGGCCGGGAACTGGCGATGTCGAAGAGGGCGCGTCCGCCGGGGATGGAACCCGTGAATGCGCCGGCTTTGACCCTTGGGTCGCGCAGGGCCGCAGCTCCGGCGGCGGTCCCCGCAATGAGCGCGAACGTGCCGTCGGGAGCGCCTGCCTCGCCGAGTGCCGAGACGACGACCTCCGCCGTCAGCCGGGACAGCCCGGGATGGCCGGAGTGGGCTTTGAGTAGTACGGGGCTGCCCGCGGCAAGCGCCGACGCGGTGTCTCCGCCGGCCACGGAGAACGCGAAGGGGAAGTTGCTGGCGGCGAACACCACCACAGGCCCCACGGGCACGAGCACGCGCCGCAGTTCTGGCCGCGGGGCGCCCATCGGCCAGTCGGCGTCGGCATGGTCGATGCGGGCGTCAAGGTAGCCGCCGTCGCGCAGTGCTTGGCCGAAGAGGCGCAGCTGGAAGGTGGTGCGCTTGAGCTCGCCGCGGAGCCGCGCCTCGGGCAGGTGGGTCTCCCGTCCGGCCACGGGAACGAGCTGGTCGGCGGCGGCATCCAAAGCGTCGGCGACGGCGTCGAGCAGCTCGGCGCGCTCGGCGGGACGGAAGGCGGCCAGTGCTGCCGTAGCCGTCTGGGCCGCTGCCAGCAGTCGTTCCAATTCGGCGTCGGTAGTCGGCGGCAGTACTACGGCGGTGGTCTGGGCGATCGCGGTCATGCGCGGTCTCCTTTCGGGAGGCAGTTCAGATGGGTAAGTTCAGTTGTCCGTAGTTTCAAGCGCGGCAAGTTCGCCGATGCCCACTGGCGCGGCCAAAGGTCGCTTTGCAGAGCCGGACAGGCTTTCAGCGGTGGGCGTA is part of the Arthrobacter sp. KBS0703 genome and encodes:
- a CDS encoding aldehyde dehydrogenase family protein; translated protein: MTAIAQTTAVVLPPTTDAELERLLAAAQTATAALAAFRPAERAELLDAVADALDAAADQLVPVAGRETHLPEARLRGELKRTTFQLRLFGQALRDGGYLDARIDHADADWPMGAPRPELRRVLVPVGPVVVFAASNFPFAFSVAGGDTASALAAGSPVLLKAHSGHPGLSRLTAEVVVSALGEAGAPDGTFALIAGTAAGAAALRDPRVKAGAFTGSIPGGRALFDIASSRPEPIPFFGELGSNNPAFVTEAAAAERCAEIAEGFVNSFTLGAGQFCTKPGTLFVPARSGLVEALRDAALPPAAPLLNERIRSGYTEVLQGLQSNHRLEVLAQGAGPLADPPGPTLLLTTAADMLAEPHALQTECFGPTAVVVTYDDESQLPELAETFEGQLTATIHGTDSCQVEALVEVLARKAGRVVWNQWPTGVAVTYAQQHGGPYPATTAVGSTSVGTAAIARFLRPVAYQGFPQHLLPEALRDDNPLAVPRLMNGRPEGGR